The following proteins are co-located in the Tachysurus vachellii isolate PV-2020 chromosome 17, HZAU_Pvac_v1, whole genome shotgun sequence genome:
- the LOC132860461 gene encoding vimentin: MRGSSYSQKTLTVSGSSRMRVQSPSPTRCRASSSSSVKRGRTGFQGGAVEIGTELHQHHANEKEEMQILNARFAGYIEKVQALEQRNAALREELQVLQSRYKVGPGGLGDEYEAKFKEMKDLIAALTAAKGAADIERGYVEEEVELWTMKLEEELALKEEAEMILREFREDVDNATLQKADLERRVEQLVAEIEFLKKLHSEEVAELMKQIEESKVTVELDSDRPDLAAHLRKTRAEIEAVAARNVQEAEKWYKGKFDTLKESAVKRETQMSTMKEEISTLSSEVSDLQNQIDALRAKNAALEQQLDDMEMSHLDKVSNLEAIIAQLENQLCETKMEMAKYLADYQELLNIKLKLDAEIATYRNLLEGEEKRLGISVSESTAGTSATPSAAVEESA; encoded by the exons ATGAGAGGAAGCAGCTATTCTCAGAAGACTCTAACAGTGAGTGGGTCGAGCAGGATGCGGGTCCAGAGCCCGTCTCCAACTCGCTGCAGAGCTTCTTCGTCCTCCTCAGTGAAACGTGGACGCACTGGCTTCCAGGGAGGTGCCGTGGAGATTGGCACAGAGCTTCATCAGCATCATGCTAATGAGAAAGAGGAGATGCAGATACTTAATGCGCGCTTTGCTGGCTATATTGAGAAGGTCCAGGCTCTGGAGCAGAGGAACGCGGCACTCAGGGAGGAGCTGCAGGTCCTACAAAGTCGATACAAGGTGGGACCAGGGGGACTGGGTGATGAGTATGAGGCCAAATTTAAGGAAATGAAGGACCTGATCGCAGCACTAACAGCTGCGAAAGGAGCGGCTGATATCGAGAGGGGATATGTGGAGGAGGAAGTGGAGCTCTGGACCATGAAGCTGGAGGAAGAGCTTGCACTTAAAG AGGAGGCAGAGATGATCCTTCGTGAATTCCGTGAGGACGTGGACAATGCCACTCTGCAGAAGGCTGACCTGGAGAGACGTGTGGAGCAGTTGGTGGCTGAGATCGAGTTCCTGAAGAAGCTACACAGTGAAGAAGTGGCCGAGCTAATGAAGCAGATCGAGGAATCGAAGGTGACCGTGGAGCTCGACTCAGATCGGCCCGATTTAGCCGCTCACCTGCGCAAGACACGTGCTGAGATTGAAGCTGTCGCCGCACGCAATGTCCAGGAGGCTGAGAAGTGGTACAAAGGAAAATTTGACACACTGAAGGAGAGTGCTGTCAAACGTGAAACCCAGATGAGCACCATGAAAGAAGAGATCAGCACCCTGAGCAGTGAAGTGTCTGACCTGCAGAACCAAATTGATGCCCTTAGGGCCAAAAACGCCGCCCTGGAGCAGCAGCTGGATGACATGGAGATGTCTCACTTGGACAAGGTGTCTAACCTGGAGGCTATCATCGCTCAGCTCGAGAACCAGCTGTGTGAAACCAAGATGGAGATGGCCAAATATCTTGCGGATTACCAGGAGCTGCTTAATATCAAACTTAAGTTAGACGCAGAGATCGCCACATACAGGAATCTTCTGGAAGGAGAAGAGAAACGGCTTGGGATCTCAGTCAGTGAGAGCACGGCAG GAACTTCTGCAACTCCGTCAGCCGCAGTCGAAGAATCGGCCTAA
- the LOC132860452 gene encoding arylsulfatase B — protein MMNAFIIPLYLWCVCGLYVHCRSPPNVVFILADDMGFHDVGYHGSEIKTPVLDRLSAAGVRLENYYVQPLCTPSRNQLLTGRYQIHTGMQHQIIWPCQPYCVPLDEKLLPELMVEAGYSTHMVGKWHLGMYRRECLPTRRGFQSYFGYLTGSEDYYTHERCSFITPLNVTRCALDLRDGEETARMYNKLYSTELFTHRAVNIILKHNTQKPLFLYIALQAVHAPLQVPERYTKPYSFIKDLSRRNYSGMVSAMDESVGNITRALQDAGIWNNTILIFSTDNGGQTMFGGSNWPLRGRKWSLWEGGVRGVAFVTGPLVEQPGTVSRELIHVSDWLPTIVGVAGASTNGTKPLDGFNVWDTISKGKASPRQELLHNIDPLYVDVAPCPGNALGSEKEMLDSLMKDSLRRNSLRTGSVSVPHFNVSMHAAIRFKNWKLLTGYPGCPVWFPRPGEREGGVTDETPPLKQVMLFDIDADPQERNEISHQRPEIVNFLLRRLEQLQKGAKPINFPPDDPHCDPQQTGAWGPWQ, from the exons ATGATGAATGCGTTCATAATTCCGCTgtatctgtggtgtgtgtgtggactgtaCGTGCATTGTCGATCTCCTCCTAATGTGGTTTTTATACTGGCTGATGATATGGGCTTTCATGATGTGGGTTATCACGGATCTGAGATTAAAACCCCTGTATTGGACCGTCTCAGCGCTGCAGGGGTCCGACTGGAGAACTACTATGTCCAACCACTGTGTACTCCATCCAGGAACCAGCTACTGACAGGAAGATACCAA atccaCACGGGTATGCAACATCAAATTATATGGCCGTGTCAGCCATACTGTGTTCCTCTGGATGAGAAGCTGCTGCCAGAACTGATGGTGGAGGCTGGTTACTCCACCCACATGGTGGGCAAGTGGCACCTGGGCATGTACCGGAGGGAGTGTCTGCCCACCCGCAGAGGCTTCCAGTCCTACTTCG GTTATTTGACAGGATCAGAGGATTATTACACTCATGAGCGCTGtagcttcatcacaccactgaATGTCACACGCTGTGCTCTGGACCTTCGGGACGGCGAGGAAACAGCACGGATGTACAACAAACTGTATTCTACTGAACTCTTCACACACCGAGCAGTCAACATCATACTcaagcacaacacacagaag cCTCTGTTCCTGTACATAGCTCTGCAGGCGGTTCACGCTCCATTACAGGTGCCTGAGCGCTACACCAAACCTTATAGCTTTATTAAAGACCTTTCACGCAGGAATTATTCAGGAATGGTATCTGCTATGGATGAATCCGTAGGGAACATCACTAGGGCACTACAGGATGCAGGCATTTGGAACAACACCATCCTCATCTTCTCTACAG ACAACGGGGGTCAGACGATGTTTGGAGGAAGTAATTGGCCCTTGCGTGGCAGAAAGTGGTCTCTCTGGGAGGGAGGAGTCAGGGGTGTGGCCTTCGTCACTGGACCACTGGTGGAGCAGCCGGGTACTGTGAGCCGAGAACTTATACATGTCTCTGACTGGCTGCCCACAATAGTGGGTGTTGCTGGAGCATCAACCAACGGGACAAAGCCGTTAGATGGTTTTAATGTGTGGGACACTATCAG caaagGAAAAGCCTCTCCAAGACAGGAATTGTTACACAACATCGATCCACTTTACGTTGACGTTGCTCCAT GTCCAGGAAATGCTTTAGGATCTGAAAAGGAAATGCTCGACTCCCTAATGAAGGACTCATTAAGGAGAAACTCATTAAGAACAGGGTCTGTCTCTGTGCCACACTTTAATGTCTCCATGCATGCTGCTATTCGCTTCAAGAATTGGAAGCTTCTGACTGGATATCCTG GTTGTCCTGTGTGGTTCCCTCGTCCAGGTGAGAGGGAAGGTGGAGTCACAGATGAAACTCCTCCCCTTAAGCAGGTGATGCTGTTTGACATCGACGCCGATCCTCAAGAGAGAAATGAAATTTCCCATCAGCGACCAGAAATTGTGAACTTTCTTCTAAGGCGGTTAGAGCAACTGCAGAAGGGGGCAAAGCCTATCAACTTTCCCCCTGATGACCCCCACTGTGACCCCCAACAGACTGGTGCCTGGGGGCCATGGCAGTGA